GAATTAATAGTGCAGGCATAAAAATTTTATTTTTTAATTTCTCAGCATGTTTCACACGTTCTTGTACTGGAACTTCTTTTTCCTCTGATTTTGTTACTTTATTTAGCGAGGCTAAAACGACCATAGCGAGCACGATACAGCCAACGTAAAACGAAGGAATTACATTTCCAAATAAAAATGTAACTGCAAACAATGCCCAAAATAAACTAGAACCGAATCTGTTTGGATGTTTACAATCGAATGCGATACGAACAGCGATAAAAGCAACGATTATCCCTAATACATAATAGATTGTATCCATTGTGATGATGTTCATATTAGATTGCCTCCTTCTCTTCTTTTCCTTCTGCCTTCATTGTTTTCTCTATATATTTATCAAACCTTCTAAATCTAATCCAGCTTACAATAAGTGCAGATATTGCTGTCGGAATGCCCCAAAGTGCCATATCCCATACTCCGACATGCATACCTACTGAATCGAAGAATCCTTTCATTAATAAAATAGCTCCAGTTGCGATGAAAATATCTTCTCCGAAAAACCAAGCTGTATTTTCCGCAGCCGCTGCGTTTGCTTTAATCTTTTCTCTTAATTTTCCAGGAAGTTTACCGTATTTACCTTGCGCGGCCCCTTCTGCCATCGGTGCAACGAGCGGCCTTACTGTTTGCGCATGCCCACCAATATTAAGCCCTAGTGCTGCTGATGATTCTCTTATCGTAAAATATGACATTAATACTCTTCCAGTTGTTGCTCCTTTTGATTTCGTTATAAGTGCTTCGGCTCTTTCTTTTAAACCGTAACGCTCTAAAATTCCGATTACCGGTAAAGTTAATATAATTGGCATAGACATATATCTATTCTCTATGAAAAATTTACCGAACATGCTGATCACATCATAAAAACTTAATCCTGAAACCATACCAGTAACAATACCTGCAACCATAACTACTAAAAGTGTATTTAATCTAAATAAAAAGCCCACTGCAACAAGTAGTATTCCGATTAATTTAATCATTTCTAGCACTTCCCCCTATTTTTTATTTCGGTGCACAAATAGAAATACCATTGAGTTTGAATGTTCTGTATATTCTTTCTGCAAATTGTACTGCTTTTTCCCCATCACCGTGTAAACAAATCGTCTGCGCCTGAACTGCTACTTTCTCACCATTCACCGAATTTACATAGCCTTCTTTCACCATTTGAAGTACTTGCTTTATCGCTTCGTCTTCATCTTTTATAAGCGCATTTTCTTCTGTACGGCTCGTTAATGTACCATCTTGCTTATATGTACGATCCGCAAAAGCCTCTTGTACAAGAGTTACTTTGTATTTTTCTGCAGCCTGTATAAACGCCTCGCTATTTGCTAATCCATAAAGTAATAGACTTGGATTTATATGATAAATTGCCTTTGCAATTGCATCTGCAATTTCCGGATTAGACGCCGCCATATTATATAAGGCACCGTGCGGCTTTACATGCTGCATTTTCCCGCCTGCCGCTTTCACAAATGCGTCTAATGCGCCTGTTTGATATAGAACATAATCGTATACTTCACTTGCTGAAACATTCATGTTTCTTCTACCAAATCCAATTAAATCAGGAAATCCAGGATGCGCCCCTATTGCTACGTTATGCTCCAAAGCTTTTTCAACAGTTTGACGCATAATAGACGGATCACCCGCATGAAAACCGCAAGCAACGTTTATAGAGGAAACGAACGGAAGAATCTCATCATCATTCCCCATTTTATAAGCGCCAAAACTTTCTCCTAAATCACAGTTTAAATCGATTGTAGTCATAATGTATTCCTCCTAATTTCAGCTTCGTAAAGCGATGAATTTCTTTAATAAATTCATATTTACTTCTTGTTCTATGTACAATTGTTCCGCTTCTTCAAGCGTAATTTTCTCAAAAGAAACATAGTCCCCCGGCTTTAGCTGGGCAAGAAGAGGTAAATCTACTGAAATGATATTTCCCATTCTCGGATAGCCACCTGTCGTTTGCCTATCTGCCATTAATATAATCGGCTGTCCACCATTAGGAACTTGAATGGTTCCAAATGTAACAGGACTCGATAAAATCTCTTTTTCTTCATTCCTATTTAAAACCTCTCCCTCAACCCTATAGCCCATACGGTCAGCATAATTAGATACCTTATACTCTTTCGTAAAAAATGCCTTTCTACTTTCTTCTGTAAATTGATCGTATTCAAAGTCAGTTATGACACGAAGCTTTGGATGTTTCTTATACTTTGGTAGTACGCTGTTGCTAATTGCCCATTTCGTTTTTATTCTCGCATCTTTTTGTAAGTCTAGAATGAAACGACTCGCCATTTCTGGTTGTGCACCAATTTGGAAGTAGTCACCCTTTTTCAGCATTCTTCCTTCTATACCACCAATCGCAGCACGTATGTACGTACTTTTGCTTCCCATTGTACGCTCAATATGTATACCACCCGCAAAAGTTACATACGCTCTGCAACCACTTTTCACTTTTCCAAAACAAAGCATACTACCTTCTTCCGCTAAAATGGGACGCCATAACGGGATACGTTCTCCATTCAATAACGGTTCCATATCTGCTCCGCCAATCGCAAGTAAAGTCGTTTTCTTTATTAACAATTTAGGTCCCATAATCGTCATTTCGAGTCCCGCTTCATTCTCTTCATTACCAACTAACATATTGATCATCCGAAGTGCACTTTGATCCATCACCCCGCCAACTGGCACACCGTATTGTTGATAATGAGATCGCCCTAAATCTTGGACTGTTGTAAACATTCCCGCATGCAAAACCTCTACATCCATTTTTTAGCCCCCTCAAGCGATACGTACTCTTCCTTCGTTATTGGAATAAATCGTAAATACATACCACTTTGAATATATGTTGGTATTTCTTCTTCCGGATTAAATAATGAAATAGGAGTTCGGCCGATAATATTCCATCCTCCTGGTGTTTCAAGCGGATATATACCTGTTTGATTTCCGCCAATACCTACTGAACCAGGAGAGATTTGTAACCGTGGTGTTTCTTTTCTAGGTGTTTCTAATTCTTTTGAAAGTCCTCCTAAATACGGGAACCCTGGTGTAAAACCTAGCATATATACAAAATATGTAGTTTCACTATGTATTCGAATCACATCTTCTACTTGTAAACCGTGATAATGCGCGACTTCTTCTAAATCAGGTCCATATTCTCCCCCGTAGCACACTGGTATAGAAATATGTTTCACATCCTGTTTTACTTCTTCTTTATAAGAATCACACAGCTCCTTTATATACTGGCGAACGTAATCATGTGACCTTTCACTTCTCTCATTTCCCTTCCATACTTCGTATACATTGTAGTAAACAGCTAATGAAGTAAACGACGGAACGCACTCTATCATTCCTGCAAACGGATGTTGCTGCAGTGCTTGAAATAACCGCTGTACTTTCTCATATATATCCCTCTTAATTTCTTCACCAAATGTAACAATAATTGCTTGATCCCCTAACGCAGAAAATTTCATCCTACTCCCTCTTTCTATGCCAAAAAGCCGAGTTCTTTCGAAATGCGATGCGCTGTTTCTTTCACCTTCGCAATAAAATATGAAATGTTACTTTCGTTGTACTCAATTGCTAATCCCGAAATACTAATGCCTGCTACAACCGTTCCATCGCTCGCGAAAATGGGTGCTGCTATCGCGGCTGTATGATTTTCTAACTCAGAATAACTAATGGTGTAGCCTTCCTTTTTTGCCATTTGCAACACTTCTAACAATTGTTTCTTATCCACGATTGTTCCATCTGCAAACTGTTTTAAATCCACTTCCTCTATGTATCTCCGTTTCTCTTCCTCAGAGAAATACGATAGTAAAATTCTTGGACATGCGCCAGCATAAAGCGGTGCTCTTCTTCCAACCGCCGTATACACGCGTACCGGCTGAACACCTTCCATTTTTTCAACATAAATTGCGTCATTTCCATCCTGAATTATTAAATTAACTGCCTGTCCTAAACTATCTCTAAGTTCTTTCATATAAGGAATTGCTATATTTCTTACTGATAATCGGTGTGAAACAAGTTGACCGAACCGTAAAAATACGACCCCTAAACGATATTTCCCCTTTTCGTTTTTTTGTAAAAACTCCATCTCTTCCAACGAACCAATTAAACGATAAACAGATGTCTTCGGCATATTTGTAAGCTGAACCATCTCAGTTAAACTTAGCTCTTCATGCTCATAAAACAACTCTAAAATATCCATTGTCTTAACTGCCGTTTTATTTATACTCATTCTATCTCCCTTTCGTTCCGAATTACGGAACTTAAATTCCGTTTTTCGAAACAAACATATAATTTAAAATTATAAAATATTCTTTCAATTCAATCAATAGATTTTAAGCAAATAAAAAAGTATGGAAGAATATCTCTCCCATACTTCACCACACTTTATAACGCTCTTACTTGTTCCAACGGCCAGAAAACAGCTTGTCCTTTTCCGACAATTTCATCTTCTGAAATAAAGCCAAACATGCGACCATCCTTAGAAACTTCACGATTATCCCCTAAAACAAATACTTGGCCTTCTGGCACTTTCGTTTTCCCAGTGATTTGTTCTAGCGTAAAGTCTGGAGTTAATACACGGCCTACTGCTTTTTCTTTAAACTGTTTTAAATATGGTTCTTCCATCGCTTTTCCGTTTACATATAAAACATCATTTTTATACTCAACTGTATCGCCTGGCAAACCAATTACTCGTTTTACTAAATCGTATCCTTCTTTCCCGTGGAAGACGATAATATCAAAGCGATCTAATCCACTTATACTATAACCAATCTTATTCACGAGAACTCTTTCGTTATTTTTTAAAGTGGGCATCATTGATTCACCTTGTACTAAAGAAGGTGTAAATAAAACACCGCGAATAATAGCAATTAATACAAGGGTAAAACCTATCGTTTTAGCCCAAGAGAATAATTCTTTCTTCGTATTTTCCTTCATCGTTTCTCCTCTTTCTTAAGCACTTATTTTATTATTTCAACTAATTCTTGTACTAAATTAGGATCTATTTCAGAAAAACATGATTTTCCTTCTCTTACCGCTGTACCGACATGCGCCTGCGTGATTCCAGTTTCATCTAGCAATCGCTTTATATTTTCTTTCGTCACGCCAGCTCCAGCTACAAGCTGAATTTGACCCTCACTTACCTTTTGCATTTCTGTAAGCACCGGAATATTCTCTACTATATTTCCTTGTCCACCTGAAGTTAAAACGTGAGTCACTTTATGAAACTTCTTTAAAGTGCTCATCGCTTCTACTGGATTTTTTATATCATCTAT
This DNA window, taken from Bacillus cereus ATCC 14579, encodes the following:
- the pxpB gene encoding 5-oxoprolinase subunit PxpB, translated to MKFSALGDQAIIVTFGEEIKRDIYEKVQRLFQALQQHPFAGMIECVPSFTSLAVYYNVYEVWKGNERSERSHDYVRQYIKELCDSYKEEVKQDVKHISIPVCYGGEYGPDLEEVAHYHGLQVEDVIRIHSETTYFVYMLGFTPGFPYLGGLSKELETPRKETPRLQISPGSVGIGGNQTGIYPLETPGGWNIIGRTPISLFNPEEEIPTYIQSGMYLRFIPITKEEYVSLEGAKKWM
- a CDS encoding biotin-dependent carboxyltransferase family protein; the protein is MDVEVLHAGMFTTVQDLGRSHYQQYGVPVGGVMDQSALRMINMLVGNEENEAGLEMTIMGPKLLIKKTTLLAIGGADMEPLLNGERIPLWRPILAEEGSMLCFGKVKSGCRAYVTFAGGIHIERTMGSKSTYIRAAIGGIEGRMLKKGDYFQIGAQPEMASRFILDLQKDARIKTKWAISNSVLPKYKKHPKLRVITDFEYDQFTEESRKAFFTKEYKVSNYADRMGYRVEGEVLNRNEEKEILSSPVTFGTIQVPNGGQPIILMADRQTTGGYPRMGNIISVDLPLLAQLKPGDYVSFEKITLEEAEQLYIEQEVNMNLLKKFIALRS
- the lepB gene encoding signal peptidase I, giving the protein MKENTKKELFSWAKTIGFTLVLIAIIRGVLFTPSLVQGESMMPTLKNNERVLVNKIGYSISGLDRFDIIVFHGKEGYDLVKRVIGLPGDTVEYKNDVLYVNGKAMEEPYLKQFKEKAVGRVLTPDFTLEQITGKTKVPEGQVFVLGDNREVSKDGRMFGFISEDEIVGKGQAVFWPLEQVRAL
- a CDS encoding DUF969 domain-containing protein, which encodes MIKLIGILLVAVGFLFRLNTLLVVMVAGIVTGMVSGLSFYDVISMFGKFFIENRYMSMPIILTLPVIGILERYGLKERAEALITKSKGATTGRVLMSYFTIRESSAALGLNIGGHAQTVRPLVAPMAEGAAQGKYGKLPGKLREKIKANAAAAENTAWFFGEDIFIATGAILLMKGFFDSVGMHVGVWDMALWGIPTAISALIVSWIRFRRFDKYIEKTMKAEGKEEKEAI
- the pxpA gene encoding 5-oxoprolinase subunit PxpA — its product is MTTIDLNCDLGESFGAYKMGNDDEILPFVSSINVACGFHAGDPSIMRQTVEKALEHNVAIGAHPGFPDLIGFGRRNMNVSASEVYDYVLYQTGALDAFVKAAGGKMQHVKPHGALYNMAASNPEIADAIAKAIYHINPSLLLYGLANSEAFIQAAEKYKVTLVQEAFADRTYKQDGTLTSRTEENALIKDEDEAIKQVLQMVKEGYVNSVNGEKVAVQAQTICLHGDGEKAVQFAERIYRTFKLNGISICAPK
- a CDS encoding IclR family transcriptional regulator; the protein is MSINKTAVKTMDILELFYEHEELSLTEMVQLTNMPKTSVYRLIGSLEEMEFLQKNEKGKYRLGVVFLRFGQLVSHRLSVRNIAIPYMKELRDSLGQAVNLIIQDGNDAIYVEKMEGVQPVRVYTAVGRRAPLYAGACPRILLSYFSEEEKRRYIEEVDLKQFADGTIVDKKQLLEVLQMAKKEGYTISYSELENHTAAIAAPIFASDGTVVAGISISGLAIEYNESNISYFIAKVKETAHRISKELGFLA